Genomic DNA from Candidatus Kapaibacterium sp.:
TTGAGTTTTTCGGTATTATTTGTGTTATCAGTATGATTAATCAACCACCAACGTTCAACGGCATCAGCGACGGCATATAAAGCTCCCACGCTAAGATGTTTTAGTTTAACTACTAATTCAGCACCATCAACATCATATTCCTTATCCAAGCCATCATGTTTGATAGCATCTTCAACCGAAGCGTACATCAATCTGATTGTTAAGTCATCAAACAAAGTTCCTTTTAGAGCATGGCAAATCAACAACGCTTCAGTTTCTGTAAATTCCACTTCACGGATAGCGTATTTTAACATTTTATAGTAGCGGTCCATGTCACGTCGAGCGGTTTGATGCACCGGTTCTTCATCATTGCCAACTCTTTCTTTTATTTCTTTCCAAGTGTCTTCCGGCGGGTTGAAATAGACAACTAATTTCTTATTGACTTTCTCTTTCATATACTCACTCAAATATTGTTATAACAGTTTGTTCAAAATTACAATTCTAAATGCTCATATTCAAATATTCTTTTTCTCATTCAAACGAATCTAAGGGAGGCTGTAACCTCCCAAAGTTCCGGACTTAGTCAGCTTATTTTAATTTGATTTCAACAAGTTCCAAAAGTCCAAAAAACAAATCGCCGATGTACACGGTTTCATCAATCAACTTGGCAATGGAAACTACTTTTTCGGAGTGTTTTTCACCCAAAGTAGCTTCAATCTTTAGGTAGTCATTATTAATTGTGATTGCCACTTTTTCACCCTCGATGTAGGTATGATAAATTCTGTCATCGTCATTTTGTTCAAAGCTCAAATGTTCGAGAGTGAAAATCTGACCGTCTTTAGCATTAGCAATTTCACCTTGTGTAGCGACTTGCTCTAATTCTATGAATTCAAAAAGCAAGATTTCTTCAATAAGATTCATAGGATTCACTACTGCCATAGCGTTTTTTTTCAGGTCGAACATCTTAACGTTGATGTTTTGCATCGGTTCTACAGTTTCCATTTCAAATACCCTTTATAAATTGTTTTTAATAGTTTGTGTTTAACACACATGTAAAAATATAACATATTTTTGACATTTCCAAACTATATTTAATTTATTCCAAGAATAATTTAGAACTTTCTAAACTATATTAAATATAGGTAAATTTTGGCTATATTTATCCATGTTACAAATGCCGTATTCTGTCATCATAAAACTTAAGTTTGGATAAGTTCATTTTTCATAAATATTTTTAAGGTAATATCATGTCAGAATCTACAATCAACAATCGTCAGATGGAAGAAGTGCAAGAATCATACTTCGATGGAGGTTTATCATCCCTAATTGGATTGAAGATATTAGGGTTTTTTGTTATCATATGTACTATAGGGCTCGGCTATCCTTGGATTATGTGCAAAATATACAGATGGCGCATCAATCATACTGTAATCAACGGCAGAAGGTTGAAGTTCATTGGGAATGCTACCGATTTGTTCGGGCAATGGATTAAATGGATACTGCTCAGCATAGTTACAATAGGGATATATTCCTTTTGGTTGGTTATCTCCCTTGAAAAATGGCGAGTGAAGAATACAACTTATAACGATTAGAATCTAAAGTTAAATTATAAAATATCATTATCTTCTAATAATTTCATTGATTCTTGCAAAAATTTGTTCATAATCGGCGTTTTCGACTCCGCCTTTAAAATAAAGGAGCTTCTTGCCTCTTTTAATCGAGTTGTAATGACGAAATAGTTTAGGGTTGTGTTTGGATTTTACAAAGTCAGCTAATGAATTAGAAATGTCAATAATAAACATTTTTGCAGGTTCATTGTTGGAAAGCCAATTCCAAAAGGCTTGGTTTATACCATAATCTCCGAACCCATATCCAATAATAATTAGAATATGAGTTTCATCCAAACATTGTAAAAACTTATTGAATGTTCGAGAATAATAAAATTGGTGGTACTCTTCCAATTTATTTTTAGTGCCAATAAGTATTTCAGGGGCATCACTTGTTTTAAAAGTTGAATTGACTCCTAATTCTTGCTTAAATTCATATTGATTTGGACTTTTTATTGTATGCCCCTTTTGAAATTCCGGGGCTCCAATATCTTCAGATAATAGAAAATTATCTATTGAACCATGAAGTTTTAGTAGCTTTGGAGCTTCTTGAGCAAAATTCATTTTACTGTCATACAATTTAATCATATTCCTTCCTTTGCACAACTTTGGTAAATCGCCCTTTAACAGTTTTCGAAAATTTTCATGATATTTCAAGCCTTGTTCACTTAATAACGTTTCTATCAACAAATCATAATTTGTTGTACAGTATGAATTTATTATATTAAATTTAGATAGTCTCTTTATAAAAGAGTTGAATCCATCATATTTATTAAGATTTGTAGGACTTTTTGACATCAAGGACAATAACACATTTTTTGAAATATTGTGGCAATAGCTATCAAGAACATGCTTGAAATAATCTATTTTCTCAAATTCTTTACTATGCACACTTAAAATGGTTTGCAGTTCATTAAGAATGGGGTCTGACAATAAATCAGAACCATCTTTCATGATTCGAAATAATCTATTTATTTCATAATAAACAATCTCATAGTTCAAATCTATTTTTTTGTTTTTATAAATTGAAATCCTTTGTGAGCAAAAATCTAAATATTTATTGATAATGTTGAAATAAAACAAATAATCTTTTGTACGTATCTTAGAATTCAAATCATGTTCAACGATAAATGCTCCTGTCGAATAGCAAATTGCAAGGTCAATTTCTTGCATCTTTGGATAGCCTGCTGGAACAGAAAATCCGCTACCCATAAAAAAGGATATGTTTTTCTTTGTCATCACTTCACTCCCACTTTAACTATTTCTTGCATGAGGCGATTGGTTTCGGTGCGTTTGTTTATCATTTCGCAAATTGTACCATTCAGGATAACTTCTAAGGAATTGAATTCAATGATGATTTTTCCAATTAGTGGTGCAGCATCTTTCAAATACTCCTCACTACTTTCACCGTGATTATCCGAAATATGTTGAATAAAATTTTTATTAACTTTTTTCATTTTTTAACCTACTTTTCTGTCAAATTTAATCTGTTTCATCTTGTTACCTATTGTCCGCTATATCGGGGGAAGGTCAAAGTGTGTAATCATGTTTAGTCTATCAATATTTGTATCATTCTATTCCCATGTTCTTCAACTTCGTTTTTGCAGTTATCGCCTAATGTGTCCCAATCGTTGTACTCCATCATTATTCTTTGTTTAATACTATCGAGTGTTGCACTTTTATGATAATGGTCTTTTTTTGCAATTGGCATATAGTTACTCAAACGCGAATTTTTACTATTGCTAATCAAACATAGATTTCCAAAATGGTTTAGCCATCTATCTTCAATTTTCGGATTACCTTCAATTGGATTTTGCGGGTAATAATGTTCAACAGAACTTCTAGATGTGTATTTAAAGTCTTTAATTCTTACATCTTCAAATGGTTTTTCGCTTTCAATCTTAAAACACTCTTTACCGCTACGATAATTTTGCCACAACAAATAATCAAGATAATTGAAAATGAAATTTTCTACAGATGTGCCTTGATTAAGCTTTTCCGGGTCGATTTCATTTTTTGTATTTTGACACAGACCATCATTCATAAAAACTATTTCAAAGTACTCTTTTGCTTCTTTAGCTATAAACCTATCGTACAAAAAAGTTTTTGCCAAATCTTCAAGATATTCTTTGTATTTCTTAGCTGTTATATTTTCATTTTCAAAAACGTATTTTAATGCTGCATTTAACCAATGCTTGTAAACTAAAGTTGGATTAGAAACATGAAACATTGAAAGTAACATTAATATTTCTCTGTTTTCATCTTCATTATTGTCACCACTTCCAAAAGTGTTTATGTAGCTGGCATTTTTGTTTTGCTCATACCATTTTAGTTGTTTTAAACTCCAACTGTCTGTTCCTTTTGCGAATTCTCTTTTAATGATATATTTATCAAAAAGGAATTTCCCTTTTAACAGATTATAACCGTAATTTTTTACAAAATTTTTCACAGACTCTTTATTGTTCTTAGGATTCTTTAAAATTGGTTCAAATAGTTCGATTAAACGTTTGTCGTCTAATGGAACATCTTTAACCTTATCATCTAATTTCTCCTCATCTAAGATTGTTACAGCCTGATTTACTTGTATCCTTAGAATATGTAATAAAAAATTAGAAAAATTAGTTACAGAATTAAACCTTTCTGAGGTGTCATCCTTCTGTGTGGATTGTTCTGTATAGAGTTTGGAAGCTGGTTCTAAAAGTTCTTCGATTGTTGAATTAATTTTTTCACTTACTTCAATTGAATGGGTTTCTTCTATTGTAGTGATTCCTAATTTACTATAAATATCTTCATAACTGATTAGTTTATTCCATTTGGTGCCGCTACTGTAATCGTTACCAAATACAATATCCCTTTGGGTAACGTTAAAGCCATATTGGACATATTTTTCCATGTTCGAGCATGCCTCCCAAATCAAACTAAATGCATATCTATCTTCTTCATCAAGAATTTCTAAGCATTTCGCTTTTAAAATTTCATGCTTTTCCAACTGCTCACCTCTACTATTCATTATTTCAAAATAATGATTCAAATCCGTGTCTTCTGGAACCAAAACCCTCAAAATACTGACTTTTTTTATAAGATAGTTGTAGAAATCTTCTATTGATAAGTTGAAGCCTTGGAGTATCGTTTTCAATGCTTTTTTTGCATCCTTATACCCTTGTCTTATGGCAACATTGCATTCCTTTTCGTCAAGTGAATCACCATTAAACATATATTGCAATGTTTGAGTGGACAGTTTTCGACTATCAAACTGTAGGTTCATTTCCTTATACCAAGTTAAGTCCAATTCTCTATATTCATTTTTGATTAAACTCAGAAGGATGGATAATGTTGTTAATCTCTGTTGTCCGTCAATAGTTTCAAATACTATTGCCTCGCCATTTTTTCTTTCATAAACTATCAATGTCCCAATATAATAGTTTGGTTTATCTTTTATGGGGTTCTTATCTTTTTTAAGATAATCCACAATATCCTGAATCAATTGGGTTATTTCACGATTTCGCCAAGCAAAATCTCTTTGATAAATTGGAATTACATATTTATCTTTACTTAATAGTTCTTCTATGCTATATAGTTTAGTTATTTCACTCATAATATTTTAATACCTTAAAATGTTCAACAATTTTGGTTGTTTTGGTTGATTTGTTTTCTTTCAAAATCTCTAATTTCATGTTTAATATGTCCGTTGGTTTAACAGCTTCTCTAATTAATTTGAACAATTCTAACTTTGAATATTGGTGTTTACCCAACGCATAATTATCAATTGAATCAAGCCCTACACTTTGTAATTTCAACCTTAATGTATAAGCCCATACAAATATTTTTTCAATAGCTTTTTGTAAATCTTGTTCACCAAATCTATCAACATAATAAATCAATCCACAGTAAAAAAGATTTCGTATATATTTGTCTCCGGTTCTAAATTTACCTTCATAGTTTTTTATAGTACTCAAAATATCAATTTTGCTTTTCTTCTTGATAGCCGTTTCCATTCTACCATAAAAAGCTATCATCTCGAAAAATCTTTTCCCATTGATAATAGTTTGGTCTATTTGAAACGGGTATTCCATAAGAATTTTATCAATACCTCGATGAAATGATTTTTTATAGTTCTCAGTATAGAAATGTGCTATCCGATTTGCCTTTGCGAACGGATACTCTTCTTTAACATCAGGGCTTACTCCTTTAAAAACATCAACATCGTTTTTCGTGAAGTATCTTGCAGAATAACCTTTGCTCCAATTTCTGATTCTAAAAAGATAGAGAGCAAAAAGTTTTGCTAATTCATCTTTATCCGTTGCTTCCCAATTATAGACAGCCTCTAACCTTTCTCCTTCAGTTGAATAGTTATTCATTTCCCTTAAATGGAATGCTTTAAGCAAGTCATGCGGGTCAAGGTCTTTACCACGTGCATTTTGAGAATCAAAAAATTGAAAAGCTTCTGAAATATCCATTAATACAACTTTTACAAGTTCACATTTTTCGTAAAAGAAGCGAATAGTTTCTTCATCAAAGTCATCTATTCTTCTTTCAATTACTTTGTAATTATTTTGAATATTCGCTTTTGTAATGTCGTTAGCGAAAGAAAGCTTTACAAGTTTTGGCTTATAACTATCGAGCTTTTCACCTCTCATAATAATTTTTTCTAATTTTCCCTCACAATTCTTAATAATGGCATAAGCAATTAATGTAAGAGTTAATGCTCTTTGCTGCCCATCTACAATGTTTAGCTTAGTTTCACTATCTTCCATTTCATTATGAATAACCACAGTTCCTAATCGGTATGCTGATTTGTCCTTGTGAAAAATTATATCATCAATAAGTTGATGAACGTTCTTTTCAGTCCATTTATAGGGTCTTTGATAAGATGGGATTTTCAAATCCTCTTGTAACAGTTTTTTTACGCTAATGATTTGTAGTTGAATATCACTCATAATACTCTCCAATTAGTGTTTATATAGAAACAAGTAAATTTCATTTTCCCTACCCCGCTTCTCTGTCATCGTACAAATGACTAATTATGCAACTACGTTCATTTGCCTATGTATTTTCCGCATTAGGTAATCTGTGACGACACTACCGAATTCTTTGTCTTCAATTATTCTTTCGAATATTTCTTTATTTTGGTCCATCCGACCAATTAACTTATCTATGAATTTGTCGTTAAACGCAAATTTGAAAGTGTCAATCTTATTCACTCTCGCTTGTAGCTGTAAGGTTTCGTCAGCCATTAACTCAGTTTCGATTTGGTCAAAGAACAGTTTATCAGCTTCTACGAAATCTGTACCGAAACGGTCATTCAAAACACTTACAATTTCAGATAGAAAAGCTTCTTCCTCGGGACTTCTTTTTAAACCAGCTTCAGAAATGCCACTCAACTCGCCAATCAATCCTTTTTCCAATTCAATTGTACCATCTTTAATCTTTTGCAAACGGTAATATTCTAGAGCTACTTCATCATCCAAATGTAACGATTCTGACAATTCACGCTTTGGTAATCTTGTTTGTAACAACTTTGCATAAGCATAAAACTTTTCAAGTTCCGTATCAACGAAAGGCATAATCTGAGAAAGGAAAGCATACAGATTTGTCCAAGAACGTAATCCTTTTTTAAACTCATCTTGTTTATCATCATTGGTAATCGCTCTGTATCTGTCAACGGCGGGGTCAGTGAAAGCGTATAATTGTCTCTGATGTTTTGGGTTATCAAGTTTGGTCAAAGGATTGAAATAAACATTGGCGAAAGAATCAATTTCTTGAGTCCAATAGACTTGGAATTCATCCAATCGAGCTTTTAAATCATATAAGTGATTAATATCAGTTTCTTCTGTTGTTGAAGTTACTTCAAAATATGGTTGAAAAGAATCTAAAATTGTTTGTCTATCATTGACAAAATCAAGAACAAATGTATCTTCTTTTCCAGAATGCATCCTATTGAGTCTTGATAAGGTTTGAACAGCTTTAACACCCGATAGCTTTTTGTCAACATACATCGTATGCAGTAGCGGTTGGTCAAATCCGGTCTGATATTTATCAGCTACTATCAAGATTTTATATTCGTTTCTCTCGAAAACCGACGGCAATTCTTTTTCGCTATATCCTGTTATTTGAGGTTCAGATATACCATCGGGTGCATTATCATCAACCACTTTCCCCGAAAAAGCAACCAAAATCTTTATTTCCGAATCGTAACCATTGGACTTGATATATCTACCAAATTCCTCATAATACCTTTTTGCATGAAGCCGGGACCCACACACTAACATCGCTTTTGCTTTTCCACCTATTTTTTTTAATACGATATTCCGGAAATGCTCAATTATCACAGCTGTTTTTTGAGCTAAATTATGAGGGTGTAGCGAAACGAACCTGCCTATTGCTTTAGCTGCTTTACTCTTATTTAGCTTCGGGTCATCTTCAATAGCTTTTGTAAGATTGAAGTAAAGTCCATAAGTGATGTAATTTTGCAAGACATCCAAAATGAACCCTTCTTCTATTGCTTGACGCATAGAATACAAATGGAACGGTTTCGGCTTCCCTTCTTCATCTTTATCCCCGAATACTTCCAGTGTTTTATATTTCGGTGTTGCTGTAAATGCGAAAAAAGAAATATTTTTATGCTGTCCGCGCAGTTTGGCTGACCGTTCAATCTCATTCCTAATGAAATCATCCCCTGAATAATCATCCGAAGCATCTGCATCAATTGCTTCTTCTAATGATGTAGCTGTTAAAACTTCTTTTAGTTTCTTACTCGCTTGACCACCTTGTGAACTGTGGGCTTCGTCTATGATAACTGCATATTTTCTTTCAGGTATTTCATTGGCTTTATCAATGACAAAAGGGAATTTTTGTAATGTAGTAATGATGATGTTCGTTCCGGCTTTAAGCGCATTTAATAACTGTTCGCTATCTTTATCAATTTTTTGCACTACGCCCGTTTTATGTTCAAACTGATAAATCGTGTTTTGCAACTGTTGGTCAAGTACTTTACGGTCTGTAACTACTATCACAGAATCATAAATTCTCACATTAGCTTCATCATGCAAACTTGATAAACGATATGCTAACCATGCGATAGTATTGCTTTTGCCTGAGCCTGCTGAGTGTTGCACAAGATAATTTTTGCCTGTTTTTACTTCCAAAACCTTATTGCAAATTTTCCTGACCGCATCCAATTGATGATAGCGTGGAAATATGAGTTTTTCTTTCTTTATTAATCTATCTTCAATTACAATATCCTCTGTTTGAAGATGCACGAATTGCTTTATGATATCCAACCAACTATCTTTTTGTAATATGTATTCCCATAAGTATGCTGAACGATAGCCGTTGGGGTTTGGAGGATTGCCTTTGCCGTTTTTGCTACCTTTGTTAAATGGCAACCAATATGTTTTACTGCCATTCAGCTTTGTGGTCATAAAAACTTCATCTTGGTCAACTGCAAAGTGAACTAATGTTCTTTTCTTAAA
This window encodes:
- a CDS encoding DUF262 domain-containing protein, giving the protein MSDIQLQIISVKKLLQEDLKIPSYQRPYKWTEKNVHQLIDDIIFHKDKSAYRLGTVVIHNEMEDSETKLNIVDGQQRALTLTLIAYAIIKNCEGKLEKIIMRGEKLDSYKPKLVKLSFANDITKANIQNNYKVIERRIDDFDEETIRFFYEKCELVKVVLMDISEAFQFFDSQNARGKDLDPHDLLKAFHLREMNNYSTEGERLEAVYNWEATDKDELAKLFALYLFRIRNWSKGYSARYFTKNDVDVFKGVSPDVKEEYPFAKANRIAHFYTENYKKSFHRGIDKILMEYPFQIDQTIINGKRFFEMIAFYGRMETAIKKKSKIDILSTIKNYEGKFRTGDKYIRNLFYCGLIYYVDRFGEQDLQKAIEKIFVWAYTLRLKLQSVGLDSIDNYALGKHQYSKLELFKLIREAVKPTDILNMKLEILKENKSTKTTKIVEHFKVLKYYE
- a CDS encoding DUF262 domain-containing HNH endonuclease family protein, whose protein sequence is MSEITKLYSIEELLSKDKYVIPIYQRDFAWRNREITQLIQDIVDYLKKDKNPIKDKPNYYIGTLIVYERKNGEAIVFETIDGQQRLTTLSILLSLIKNEYRELDLTWYKEMNLQFDSRKLSTQTLQYMFNGDSLDEKECNVAIRQGYKDAKKALKTILQGFNLSIEDFYNYLIKKVSILRVLVPEDTDLNHYFEIMNSRGEQLEKHEILKAKCLEILDEEDRYAFSLIWEACSNMEKYVQYGFNVTQRDIVFGNDYSSGTKWNKLISYEDIYSKLGITTIEETHSIEVSEKINSTIEELLEPASKLYTEQSTQKDDTSERFNSVTNFSNFLLHILRIQVNQAVTILDEEKLDDKVKDVPLDDKRLIELFEPILKNPKNNKESVKNFVKNYGYNLLKGKFLFDKYIIKREFAKGTDSWSLKQLKWYEQNKNASYINTFGSGDNNEDENREILMLLSMFHVSNPTLVYKHWLNAALKYVFENENITAKKYKEYLEDLAKTFLYDRFIAKEAKEYFEIVFMNDGLCQNTKNEIDPEKLNQGTSVENFIFNYLDYLLWQNYRSGKECFKIESEKPFEDVRIKDFKYTSRSSVEHYYPQNPIEGNPKIEDRWLNHFGNLCLISNSKNSRLSNYMPIAKKDHYHKSATLDSIKQRIMMEYNDWDTLGDNCKNEVEEHGNRMIQILID
- a CDS encoding SIR2 family protein, yielding MTKKNISFFMGSGFSVPAGYPKMQEIDLAICYSTGAFIVEHDLNSKIRTKDYLFYFNIINKYLDFCSQRISIYKNKKIDLNYEIVYYEINRLFRIMKDGSDLLSDPILNELQTILSVHSKEFEKIDYFKHVLDSYCHNISKNVLLSLMSKSPTNLNKYDGFNSFIKRLSKFNIINSYCTTNYDLLIETLLSEQGLKYHENFRKLLKGDLPKLCKGRNMIKLYDSKMNFAQEAPKLLKLHGSIDNFLLSEDIGAPEFQKGHTIKSPNQYEFKQELGVNSTFKTSDAPEILIGTKNKLEEYHQFYYSRTFNKFLQCLDETHILIIIGYGFGDYGINQAFWNWLSNNEPAKMFIIDISNSLADFVKSKHNPKLFRHYNSIKRGKKLLYFKGGVENADYEQIFARINEIIRR
- a CDS encoding DEAD/DEAH box helicase family protein → MSITTEKTFETALVQTLIEQGGYTEGNAADYSIELGMFKYEVIKFLQESQPRRWEKIVAIHGADTDNRVIQRLYKELDLRGSLDVLRNGFVDYGVRFQMAYFPPSSELNTEAIGMYNKNSLKVYRQIYYSNTVNNSVDVVLSLNGIPVATLELKNQFTGQNVGNALKQYSTTRDFREILFAFKKRTLVHFAVDQDEVFMTTKLNGSKTYWLPFNKGSKNGKGNPPNPNGYRSAYLWEYILQKDSWLDIIKQFVHLQTEDIVIEDRLIKKEKLIFPRYHQLDAVRKICNKVLEVKTGKNYLVQHSAGSGKSNTIAWLAYRLSSLHDEANVRIYDSVIVVTDRKVLDQQLQNTIYQFEHKTGVVQKIDKDSEQLLNALKAGTNIIITTLQKFPFVIDKANEIPERKYAVIIDEAHSSQGGQASKKLKEVLTATSLEEAIDADASDDYSGDDFIRNEIERSAKLRGQHKNISFFAFTATPKYKTLEVFGDKDEEGKPKPFHLYSMRQAIEEGFILDVLQNYITYGLYFNLTKAIEDDPKLNKSKAAKAIGRFVSLHPHNLAQKTAVIIEHFRNIVLKKIGGKAKAMLVCGSRLHAKRYYEEFGRYIKSNGYDSEIKILVAFSGKVVDDNAPDGISEPQITGYSEKELPSVFERNEYKILIVADKYQTGFDQPLLHTMYVDKKLSGVKAVQTLSRLNRMHSGKEDTFVLDFVNDRQTILDSFQPYFEVTSTTEETDINHLYDLKARLDEFQVYWTQEIDSFANVYFNPLTKLDNPKHQRQLYAFTDPAVDRYRAITNDDKQDEFKKGLRSWTNLYAFLSQIMPFVDTELEKFYAYAKLLQTRLPKRELSESLHLDDEVALEYYRLQKIKDGTIELEKGLIGELSGISEAGLKRSPEEEAFLSEIVSVLNDRFGTDFVEADKLFFDQIETELMADETLQLQARVNKIDTFKFAFNDKFIDKLIGRMDQNKEIFERIIEDKEFGSVVTDYLMRKIHRQMNVVA
- a CDS encoding YjgN family protein, with translation MSESTINNRQMEEVQESYFDGGLSSLIGLKILGFFVIICTIGLGYPWIMCKIYRWRINHTVINGRRLKFIGNATDLFGQWIKWILLSIVTIGIYSFWLVISLEKWRVKNTTYND